From a single Carcharodon carcharias isolate sCarCar2 chromosome 4, sCarCar2.pri, whole genome shotgun sequence genomic region:
- the LOC121277250 gene encoding proteinase-activated receptor 1-like, whose amino-acid sequence MAWKVQFVLWVALLPATSALRHGHSSQRKINPKSFAALPNPEPSEFVDLDGKIEGEGSGQYDGSGFRDGSGFGSDDNKPIVPDINSEERYGEAVAISNTAEQYLTSRWMTAFIPSVYTIIFAVGLLLNCVAILMIHFRMKFKKPTIIYMMNLAAADLLFVLMLPLKIAYHFSGNNWGFGSFLCRLVTGGFYAYMYCSVLLMMCISIDRFLAVVYPIRSASWRTRGRAIVLCLVVWLAAIGGAAPLLLTEQTVYVTELNITTCHDVLPLSTLQNYSSYYFPTLCFLLFVIPLLVTSVCYICIISTLHSANITNKCKKTRAICLAVIVLSVFIVCFAPTNIILLIHYLQFYYAPSDSLYFAYMLCVCVGSVSCCLDPLIYYHASTLFQMHFQNLLCPRDVTESGSSQTEPKSCKTGNSSFNDSCYKKLLA is encoded by the exons ATGGCTTGGAAAGTTCAGTTTGTGTTGTGGGTCGCGCTGCTCCCCGCGACCTCAGCTCTCAGACACG GCCACTCATCACAGAGAAAAATAAATCCCAAAAGCTTTGCAGCCCTTCCGAACCCTGAACCTTCAGAATTTGTTGATCTTGATGGGAAAATTGAAGGTGAAGGTTCAGGCCAGTACGATGGAAGTGGATTCAGAGATGGATCTGGATTTGGATCGGATGACAATAAACCCATCGTCCCTGATATAAACTCTGAGGAACGCTATGGGGAAGCTGTAGCCATCTCAAATACAGCGGAACAATACCTAACCAGTCGATGGATGACTGCATTTATTCCTTCTGTTTATACCATTATATTTGCCGTGGGATTGCTTCTCAACTGTGTCGCAATTTTAATGATTCACTTCAGAATGAAATTTAAAAAGCCGACTATAATTTACATGATGAATTTGGCAGCAGCAGATTTGTTATTTGTGCTGATGCTGCCTCTGAAAATCGCTTACCATTTTTCTGGTAATAACTGGGGATTTGGCTCTTTCCTGTGTCGGTTAGTTACTGGTGGTTTTTATGCTTATATGTACTGTTCAGTGTTGTTGATGATGTGCATAAGTATTGACCGATTTCTCGCTGTGGTTTATCCTATACGATCTGCCTCCTGGAGGACCCGGGGCCGTGCCATTGTACTTTGCCTTGTCGTTTGGCTTGCAGCTATTGGTGGTGCTGCACCACTTCTCCTTACTGAACAAACGGTGTATGTTACTGAGCTGAACATTACAACCTGCCATGATGTGCTACCTCTCTCTACACTACAAAACTATTCCAGCTACTATTTTCCCACTTTGTGCTTTCTGCTCTTTGTAATTCCCCTGCTTGTGACCTCTGTCTGCTACATATGTATTATCTCAACCCTCCATTCAGCAAATATAACAAACAAGTGCAAGAAAACACGTGCTATCTGTTTGGCTGTGATTGTGCTTTCTGTCTTCATTGTTTGCTTTGCACCAACTAACATTATTTTACTCATACATTATCTTCAATTTTATTATGCACCAAGTGACTCTCTCTATTTTGCTTACATGCTTTGTGTGTGCGTAGGCAGTGTGAGCTGTTGCCTTGACCCTTTGATTTATTATCATGCCTCAACCCTGTTCCAAATGCATTTTCAGAATCTTCTGTGTCCTAGGGATGTCACTGAATCTGGGAGTAGTCAAACAGAGCCTAAGAGCTGTAAAACAGGAAACTCCAGTTTCAATGATAGTTGCTACAAAAAATTGCTAGCCTAA